In Herbaspirillum sp. WKF16, one genomic interval encodes:
- a CDS encoding 4-hydroxythreonine-4-phosphate dehydrogenase PdxA encodes MSAAATPSRQPSKPRIALTIGDPAGIGPELVLRLLADPATGARADITLIGNTPALARAARATGLPLPQASGWLRIADWAQQDTQYEAAVAAEANGKFILESLTLGARMVADGQADALCFAPLNKGAMRCGGMHEEDEMRWFAKLLDYNGLCGELNILDDLWTGRVTSHMPLKDVSSHLTPQGVAAAIRMLTESFRAAGNANPRIGVCGFNPHNGDNGNYGREEIDVIEPGIKLAAEAGCPSEGPFPADTIFLRAKAGKLDGIVTMYHDQGQIATKLLGFDVGVTVEGGLPIPITTPAHGTAYDIVDQGIAKPTAMANAFELACRMGATRAAAAS; translated from the coding sequence ATGTCCGCCGCAGCAACACCTTCCCGCCAACCATCCAAGCCGCGCATCGCGCTGACCATCGGCGACCCGGCCGGCATCGGCCCCGAACTGGTCCTGCGCCTGCTGGCCGATCCGGCCACCGGCGCGCGCGCCGACATCACGCTGATCGGCAACACGCCGGCGCTGGCGCGCGCCGCCCGGGCCACCGGGCTGCCGCTGCCGCAGGCCTCGGGCTGGCTGCGCATCGCCGACTGGGCCCAGCAGGACACGCAGTACGAAGCCGCCGTCGCCGCTGAGGCCAACGGCAAGTTCATCCTCGAATCGCTCACGCTGGGCGCGCGCATGGTGGCCGACGGCCAGGCCGACGCGCTATGCTTCGCGCCGCTCAACAAGGGCGCCATGCGCTGTGGCGGCATGCACGAGGAAGACGAGATGCGCTGGTTCGCCAAGCTGCTCGACTACAACGGCCTGTGCGGCGAACTCAACATCCTGGACGACCTCTGGACCGGCCGCGTGACCTCGCACATGCCCTTGAAGGATGTGTCCTCGCACCTCACGCCGCAGGGCGTGGCCGCGGCCATCCGCATGCTGACCGAATCCTTCCGCGCGGCCGGCAACGCCAATCCGCGCATCGGCGTGTGCGGCTTCAACCCGCACAACGGCGATAACGGCAACTACGGCCGCGAGGAGATCGACGTCATCGAACCCGGCATCAAGCTGGCGGCCGAGGCCGGTTGCCCGTCCGAAGGTCCGTTCCCGGCCGACACCATCTTCCTGCGCGCCAAGGCCGGCAAGCTGGACGGCATCGTCACCATGTACCACGACCAGGGCCAGATCGCGACCAAGCTGCTGGGCTTCGACGTCGGCGTGACGGTGGAGGGCGGCCTGCCCATCCCCATCACCACGCCGGCGCACGGCACCGCCTACGACATCGTCGATCAGGGCATCGCCAAGCCCACGGCCATGGCCAATGCCTTCGAGCTGGCCTGCCGCATGGGCGCCACGCGCGCCGCCGCCGCATCCTGA
- the uvrB gene encoding excinuclease ABC subunit UvrB, with amino-acid sequence MAELTTITPELDESKFVTFPDSPYKLYQVFPPAGDQPAAIEKLVEGVNDGLFFQTLLGVTGSGKTYTMANTIARLGRPAIVFAPNKTLAAQLYSEFREFFPHNAVEYFVSYYDYYQPEAYVPQRDLFIEKDSSINEHIEQMRLSCTKSLMERRDVVIVATVSAIYGIGNPNEYHQMILTLRAKDKVSQRDLIARLIQMQYSRNETDFGRGTFRVRGDTIDVFPAEHAELAVRIEMFDDEIDSLQLFDPLTGRVRQKIPRFTIYPGSHYVTPRSTVLRAIETIKDELRERLEFFRKENKLIEEQRLEQRTRFDLEMMTEIGFTKGIENYSRHLSGGKPGDPPPTLVDYLPPDAVMFLDESHVLIGQLNGMYNGDRARKVNLVDYGFRLPSALDNRPLKFDEFEKKMRQTVFVSATPADYENTHADQVVEQVVRPTGLVDPIITVRPATTQVDDLIQEITDRIAKDERVLVTTLTKRMAEQLTEFLSDNGIKVRYLHSDIDTVERVEIIRDLRLGTFDVLVGINLLREGLDIPEVSLVAILDADKEGFLRSERSLIQTIGRAARNLNGMAILYGDVVTDSMHKAIGETERRREKQVAFNKANGIVPTGIKKEIRELIDGVFNPSEARAELMVAQEQKNYESMSEKQISKEIKRLEKQMQEHAKNLEFEKAAAARDQLHLLKQQLFGAPGSDTAAA; translated from the coding sequence ATGGCTGAACTGACAACCATCACCCCCGAGCTCGACGAAAGCAAGTTCGTCACCTTCCCCGATTCGCCCTACAAGCTCTACCAGGTGTTCCCGCCTGCCGGCGACCAGCCGGCGGCGATCGAGAAGCTGGTGGAAGGCGTCAACGACGGCCTGTTCTTCCAGACCCTGCTGGGCGTGACCGGCTCGGGCAAGACCTACACCATGGCCAACACCATCGCCCGCCTGGGCCGGCCGGCCATCGTGTTCGCCCCCAACAAGACGCTGGCGGCGCAGCTCTACAGCGAGTTCCGCGAGTTCTTCCCGCACAACGCGGTGGAATACTTCGTCAGCTACTACGACTACTACCAGCCCGAGGCCTACGTGCCGCAGCGCGACCTGTTCATCGAGAAGGACTCCTCGATCAACGAGCACATCGAGCAGATGCGCCTGTCCTGCACCAAGTCGCTCATGGAGCGGCGCGACGTGGTGATCGTGGCGACCGTCTCTGCCATCTACGGTATCGGCAATCCCAACGAATACCACCAGATGATCCTGACGCTGCGCGCCAAGGACAAGGTCAGCCAGCGCGACCTGATCGCGCGCCTGATCCAGATGCAGTACTCGCGCAACGAGACCGACTTCGGCCGCGGCACCTTCCGCGTGCGCGGCGACACCATCGACGTATTCCCGGCCGAGCACGCCGAGCTGGCGGTGCGCATCGAGATGTTCGACGACGAGATCGACAGCCTGCAGCTGTTCGACCCGCTGACCGGCCGCGTGCGCCAGAAGATCCCGCGCTTCACCATCTACCCCGGCTCGCACTATGTGACGCCGCGCTCGACCGTGCTGCGCGCCATCGAGACCATCAAGGACGAGCTGCGCGAGCGGCTGGAATTCTTCCGCAAGGAGAACAAGCTGATCGAAGAGCAGCGCCTGGAGCAGCGCACCCGCTTCGACCTGGAGATGATGACCGAGATCGGCTTCACCAAGGGCATCGAGAACTACTCGCGCCACCTCTCCGGCGGCAAGCCGGGCGATCCGCCGCCGACCCTGGTGGACTACCTGCCGCCGGACGCGGTGATGTTCCTGGACGAGTCGCACGTGCTGATCGGCCAGTTGAACGGCATGTACAACGGCGACCGCGCGCGCAAGGTGAACCTGGTGGACTACGGCTTCCGCCTGCCGTCGGCGCTGGACAACCGGCCGCTGAAGTTCGACGAGTTCGAGAAGAAGATGCGCCAGACCGTGTTCGTCTCGGCCACCCCGGCCGACTATGAGAACACCCACGCCGACCAAGTGGTGGAACAGGTGGTGCGCCCGACCGGCCTGGTGGACCCGATCATCACCGTGCGCCCCGCCACCACCCAGGTGGACGACCTGATACAGGAGATCACCGACCGCATCGCCAAGGACGAGCGCGTGCTGGTGACCACGCTGACCAAGCGCATGGCCGAGCAATTGACCGAGTTCCTGTCCGACAACGGCATCAAGGTGCGCTACCTGCACAGCGACATCGACACCGTGGAACGCGTGGAGATCATCCGCGACCTGCGCCTGGGCACCTTCGACGTGCTGGTCGGCATCAACCTGCTGCGCGAAGGCCTGGACATCCCCGAGGTGTCGCTGGTCGCTATCCTGGACGCCGACAAGGAAGGCTTCCTGCGTTCCGAGCGCTCGCTGATCCAGACCATCGGCCGCGCCGCGCGCAACCTCAACGGCATGGCCATCCTGTATGGCGACGTGGTGACCGATTCCATGCATAAGGCGATCGGCGAGACCGAACGCCGCCGCGAGAAGCAGGTGGCGTTCAACAAGGCCAACGGCATCGTCCCGACCGGCATCAAGAAGGAGATCCGCGAACTGATCGACGGCGTGTTCAACCCGTCCGAGGCGCGCGCCGAGCTGATGGTGGCGCAGGAGCAGAAGAACTACGAGTCGATGAGCGAGAAGCAGATCAGCAAGGAGATCAAGCGCCTCGAGAAGCAGATGCAGGAGCACGCCAAGAACCTGGAGTTCGAGAAGGCGGCGGCGGCGCGCGACCAGCTTCACCTGTTGAAGCAGCAGTTGTTCGGGGCGCCGGGGAGCGATACGGCGGCGGCATAG
- the garD gene encoding galactarate dehydratase, giving the protein MSTDTSASAAASQASTPRYIMMNDTDNVAIVVNDGGLPAGTVFADGLTLVDRVPQGHKIALRDLKEGEAIVRYDVAIGYAVRDIPRGSWIEESLVRMPPARELDNLPIATRKPAPLPPLEGYTFEGYRNADGSVGTRNLLAITTTVQCVAGVVEHAVRRIRAELLPKYPNVEDVVALEHTYGCGVAIDAPNAGIPIRTLRNISLNPNFGGQAMVVSLGCEKLQPNRLLPESVIPIHKAGEPYVVCLQDAEHVGFNSMIDSIMNMAEARLAELDKRRRETCPAADLVVGVQCGGSDAFSGVTANPAVGFATDLLVRAGASVMFSEVTEVRDGIDQLTSRAVNAEVAQAMIREMDWYDNYLKQGGVDRSANTTPGNKKGGLANIVEKAMGSIVKSGSSPISGVLAPGDKLQQKGLIYAATPASDFICGTLQLAAGMNLHIFTTGRGTPYGLAAVPVIKVATRNDLARRWHDLMDVNAGRIASGEATIEDVGWELFQLMLDVASGKKRTWAEQWKLHNALTLFNPAPVT; this is encoded by the coding sequence ATGAGCACCGACACCAGCGCCAGCGCAGCCGCCAGCCAGGCATCCACCCCGCGCTACATCATGATGAACGACACGGACAACGTCGCCATCGTCGTCAACGACGGCGGCCTGCCGGCCGGCACCGTGTTCGCCGACGGCCTGACCTTGGTCGACCGCGTGCCGCAAGGCCACAAGATCGCGCTGCGCGATCTGAAGGAAGGCGAGGCCATCGTGCGCTACGACGTGGCCATCGGCTACGCCGTGCGCGACATTCCCAGGGGCAGCTGGATCGAAGAGTCGCTGGTGCGGATGCCGCCGGCGCGCGAGCTGGACAACCTGCCCATCGCCACCAGGAAACCTGCGCCGCTGCCGCCGCTGGAAGGCTATACCTTCGAGGGCTACCGCAACGCCGACGGCTCGGTGGGCACGCGCAACCTGCTGGCCATCACCACCACCGTGCAGTGCGTGGCCGGTGTGGTCGAGCATGCGGTCAGGCGCATCCGCGCCGAGCTGCTGCCCAAGTACCCGAACGTGGAAGACGTGGTGGCGCTGGAGCACACCTACGGCTGCGGCGTGGCGATCGACGCGCCCAATGCCGGCATCCCCATCCGCACGCTGCGCAACATCAGCCTGAACCCGAACTTCGGCGGCCAGGCCATGGTGGTCAGCCTGGGCTGCGAGAAATTGCAGCCCAACCGCTTGCTGCCGGAAAGCGTGATCCCCATCCACAAGGCCGGCGAGCCTTACGTGGTGTGCCTGCAGGATGCGGAGCACGTGGGCTTCAACTCCATGATCGACTCGATCATGAACATGGCCGAGGCGCGCCTGGCCGAGCTTGACAAGCGCCGCCGCGAAACCTGCCCGGCCGCCGACCTGGTGGTCGGCGTGCAGTGCGGCGGCAGCGACGCTTTCTCCGGCGTGACCGCCAATCCTGCCGTGGGCTTCGCCACCGACCTGCTGGTGCGCGCTGGCGCCTCGGTGATGTTCTCGGAAGTGACCGAGGTGCGCGACGGCATCGACCAGCTGACCTCGCGCGCGGTCAACGCGGAAGTGGCGCAGGCCATGATCCGCGAGATGGACTGGTACGACAATTACCTGAAGCAGGGCGGCGTCGACCGCAGCGCCAACACCACGCCCGGTAACAAGAAGGGCGGCTTGGCCAACATCGTCGAGAAGGCCATGGGCTCGATCGTCAAGTCGGGCAGCAGCCCGATCTCCGGCGTGCTGGCGCCGGGCGACAAGCTGCAGCAGAAGGGCCTGATCTATGCCGCCACGCCGGCCTCGGATTTCATTTGCGGCACGCTGCAGCTGGCCGCCGGCATGAACCTGCACATCTTTACCACCGGCCGCGGCACGCCTTACGGCCTGGCCGCGGTGCCGGTGATCAAGGTCGCCACCCGCAACGACCTGGCGCGGCGCTGGCATGACCTGATGGACGTCAATGCCGGCCGCATCGCCAGCGGCGAGGCCACCATCGAGGACGTCGGCTGGGAGCTGTTCCAGCTGATGCTGGACGTGGCCAGCGGCAAGAAGCGCACCTGGGCCGAGCAATGGAAGCTGCACAACGCGCTGACCCTGTTCAACCCGGCGCCGGTGACCTGA
- a CDS encoding LysR family transcriptional regulator: MSSRPEPSAVAATLDRIHFDLTTLRLFEATAELGAVTKAAERIFLAPAAASRRIQEFEAQFGIPLFERLPHGMALTDAGRALLAHVRSMMHSVARMQDDATAFRQGNMGVVRLAACTSAVLQFLAQDIRRCQDEYPGIKIDLLEANSQGVVEAVTRGVADIGIYESTLGGTELPTQPYREDRLVLAVPHGHALARKKRVALEDILPHEVIGLSEGAALSLALGRLAAQSGQVLHMRVMVRSFHSMAAMIAQGIGIGLMPAKVADLLVGENRFATVAVEGEWATRRFVLCHQPTHAMSGSGLAVAAMLAAPGPREGRPRKASRPVSQNAKPASAK, from the coding sequence ATGTCTTCCCGCCCCGAACCTTCCGCCGTCGCCGCCACGCTCGACCGCATCCATTTCGACCTGACCACGCTGCGCCTGTTCGAAGCCACCGCCGAGCTGGGCGCGGTGACCAAGGCGGCCGAGCGCATTTTCCTGGCGCCGGCGGCGGCGTCGCGGCGCATCCAGGAGTTCGAGGCGCAATTCGGCATTCCCTTGTTCGAGCGCCTGCCGCACGGCATGGCGCTGACCGACGCCGGCCGCGCGCTGCTGGCGCACGTGCGCAGCATGATGCATTCGGTGGCGCGCATGCAGGACGACGCCACCGCCTTCCGCCAGGGGAACATGGGTGTGGTGCGCCTGGCGGCCTGCACTTCGGCCGTACTGCAGTTCCTGGCGCAGGATATCCGGCGCTGCCAGGACGAATATCCCGGCATCAAGATCGACCTGCTGGAGGCCAACAGCCAGGGCGTGGTGGAAGCGGTCACGCGCGGCGTGGCCGACATCGGCATCTATGAGAGCACGCTGGGCGGCACCGAGCTGCCGACCCAGCCCTACCGCGAAGACCGGCTGGTGCTGGCGGTGCCGCACGGCCATGCGCTGGCGCGCAAGAAACGCGTGGCGCTGGAGGACATCCTGCCGCACGAGGTGATCGGCCTGTCGGAAGGGGCGGCGCTGTCGCTGGCGCTGGGGCGCCTGGCGGCGCAGAGCGGACAGGTGCTGCACATGCGCGTGATGGTGCGCAGCTTCCACAGCATGGCGGCGATGATCGCCCAGGGCATCGGCATCGGCCTGATGCCCGCCAAGGTGGCCGACCTGCTGGTGGGCGAGAACCGGTTCGCCACCGTCGCGGTGGAGGGCGAATGGGCGACGCGGCGTTTCGTGCTGTGTCACCAGCCGACCCATGCGATGTCCGGCTCGGGGCTGGCGGTGGCCGCCATGCTGGCCGCGCCCGGCCCTCGGGAAGGCAGGCCGCGCAAGGCTTCGCGTCCGGTTTCGCAAAATGCGAAACCAGCCTCAGCGAAATAG
- a CDS encoding amino acid aminotransferase, which yields MNAPVSASLFSAIEMAPRDPILGVTEAYNADKNPAKTNLGVGVYYDDNGKVPLLQCVRQAEAELIAKLAPRTYLPIDGLATYDRAVQELVFGAGSAVVNEKRAITVQAVGGTGALKLGADFLKHFSAAGTEVWISDPSWENHRALFEMAGFKVNAYPYYDASTRGVNFAGMLDALKTMKSGSVVLLHACCHNPTGADLTDEQWTQVIDVVTSRGLVPFLDMAYQGFGDGIEEDGQVVRRFADAGGPLFVSNSFSKSFSLYGERVGALSIAAASAEEAARVLSQLKRVVRTNYSNPPIHGGQVVATTLASPELRKLWEDELAEMRVRIREMRQLLVAKLKEKAPAHDFDFVIKQRGMFSYSGLTKAQVDRLRNEFSIYAVDTGRICVAALNTKNIDVVVDAIAKVL from the coding sequence ATGAACGCACCTGTCTCCGCCTCCCTGTTCTCCGCCATCGAAATGGCGCCCCGCGACCCTATCCTGGGCGTGACCGAAGCCTACAACGCCGACAAGAATCCGGCCAAAACCAACCTGGGCGTGGGCGTGTATTACGACGACAATGGCAAGGTGCCGCTGCTGCAATGCGTGCGCCAGGCTGAGGCTGAGCTGATCGCCAAGCTGGCTCCGCGCACCTACCTGCCCATCGACGGCCTGGCTACCTATGACCGCGCGGTGCAGGAGCTGGTGTTCGGCGCAGGCAGCGCCGTCGTGAACGAAAAGCGCGCCATCACCGTGCAGGCCGTGGGCGGCACCGGCGCCCTGAAGCTGGGCGCGGACTTCCTGAAGCACTTCTCCGCCGCCGGCACCGAAGTCTGGATCAGCGACCCGAGCTGGGAGAACCACCGCGCGCTGTTCGAAATGGCCGGCTTCAAGGTCAACGCCTATCCCTACTACGACGCCTCGACCCGCGGCGTGAACTTCGCCGGCATGCTGGACGCCCTGAAGACCATGAAGTCCGGTTCCGTGGTGCTGCTGCACGCGTGCTGCCACAACCCGACCGGCGCCGACCTCACCGACGAGCAATGGACCCAGGTCATCGACGTGGTCACCTCGCGCGGCCTGGTGCCGTTCCTGGACATGGCCTACCAGGGCTTCGGCGACGGCATCGAGGAAGACGGCCAGGTGGTGCGCCGCTTCGCCGACGCCGGCGGTCCGCTGTTCGTGTCGAACTCCTTCTCCAAGTCCTTCTCGCTGTACGGCGAGCGCGTCGGCGCACTGTCGATCGCCGCGGCCAGCGCCGAGGAAGCCGCCCGCGTGCTGTCGCAATTGAAGCGCGTGGTCCGCACCAACTACTCCAACCCGCCGATCCACGGCGGCCAGGTCGTGGCCACCACGCTGGCCTCGCCGGAACTGCGCAAGCTGTGGGAAGACGAGCTGGCGGAGATGCGCGTGCGCATCCGCGAAATGCGCCAGCTGCTGGTCGCCAAGCTGAAGGAAAAGGCTCCGGCCCACGACTTCGACTTCGTGATCAAGCAACGCGGCATGTTCTCCTACTCCGGCCTGACCAAGGCCCAGGTGGATCGCCTGCGCAACGAGTTCTCGATCTACGCGGTGGACACCGGCCGCATCTGCGTGGCCGCGCTCAACACCAAGAACATCGACGTCGTGGTCGACGCGATCGCCAAGGTTCTGTAA
- a CDS encoding MFS transporter, giving the protein MQVNINHGQQTHVQKYMLAIFCAMSFILYLDRVNLAAAAGPIKDELGLSNTTLGVAFSAFGYTYAVFQIIGGWFADKLGAKKTLIVCGSIWVVATVATGFVSGLASLVLARLLLGIGEGAALPAQARAIANWFTRKDRGFVQGITHSFSRLGNAVAPPIVAVLVALHSWRAAFVIVGVLTAAWIVVWAFYYKDNPREHGSIGELELARLPEHAAASAGSGDPTPWKKILRRMSPTIFVYFCQVWTNTLFFSWVPIFFMNAYHLDLKKSAIFASGVFFAGVVGDVTGGLISDRVLKRTGNLRLARQGVIAASLVGTFCFLIPVMISRDVNVVVWCLSGAFFMLELTIGPIWAVPMDVAPKFAGTASGMLNTGAALATIISPLVFGAIVDLSGNWNLPFVGSGVFLLIGALSTLAMRPDRDIEHAADGALKKQYAHG; this is encoded by the coding sequence ATGCAAGTCAATATCAATCACGGGCAGCAGACCCACGTCCAGAAATACATGCTGGCGATTTTCTGCGCCATGTCCTTCATTCTCTATCTCGACCGCGTCAACCTGGCCGCTGCCGCCGGGCCGATCAAGGATGAGCTGGGCCTCTCCAACACCACGCTGGGCGTGGCGTTTTCAGCCTTCGGCTACACCTATGCGGTATTCCAGATCATCGGCGGCTGGTTCGCCGACAAGCTGGGCGCCAAGAAGACGCTGATCGTCTGCGGATCGATCTGGGTGGTGGCGACCGTCGCCACCGGTTTCGTCAGCGGCCTGGCCTCGCTGGTGCTGGCGCGGCTGCTGCTGGGCATCGGCGAGGGCGCGGCGCTGCCGGCGCAGGCGCGCGCCATCGCCAACTGGTTTACCCGCAAGGACCGCGGCTTCGTGCAAGGCATCACGCACTCGTTCTCGCGCCTGGGCAACGCCGTGGCGCCGCCTATCGTGGCGGTGCTGGTGGCGCTGCATTCGTGGCGCGCGGCCTTCGTCATCGTCGGCGTGCTGACGGCGGCGTGGATCGTGGTGTGGGCCTTCTATTACAAGGACAATCCGCGCGAGCACGGCAGCATCGGCGAGCTTGAGCTGGCGCGCCTGCCAGAGCACGCGGCGGCATCCGCCGGCAGCGGCGACCCCACCCCCTGGAAGAAGATCCTGCGCCGCATGTCGCCGACCATCTTCGTCTACTTCTGCCAGGTGTGGACCAACACGCTGTTCTTCAGCTGGGTGCCGATCTTCTTCATGAACGCCTATCACCTGGACCTGAAGAAGTCCGCCATCTTCGCCTCCGGCGTGTTCTTCGCCGGCGTGGTGGGGGACGTCACCGGCGGCCTGATCAGCGACCGCGTCCTGAAGCGCACCGGCAACCTGCGCCTGGCGCGCCAGGGCGTGATCGCCGCCAGCCTGGTCGGCACCTTCTGCTTCCTGATCCCGGTGATGATCAGCCGGGACGTGAACGTCGTGGTGTGGTGCCTGTCCGGCGCGTTCTTCATGCTGGAGCTGACCATCGGCCCGATCTGGGCGGTGCCCATGGACGTCGCGCCCAAGTTCGCCGGCACCGCCAGCGGCATGTTGAACACCGGCGCGGCATTGGCCACCATCATCTCGCCGCTGGTGTTCGGCGCCATCGTCGATCTCTCGGGCAACTGGAACCTGCCGTTCGTGGGTTCGGGCGTGTTCCTGCTGATCGGCGCGCTGTCGACGCTGGCCATGCGCCCGGACCGCGACATCGAGCATGCGGCCGATGGGGCGCTGAAGAAGCAATACGCGCACGGCTGA
- a CDS encoding MFS transporter: MANSNLTATAAGAVKASHVRYLILFMLFIVTTVNYADRATLSIAGSAMKTELSLDPVTMGYIFSAFSWAYVLAQLPGGWLLDRFGSKKIYMWSIGLWSFFTILQAGVTWMSTAAAVVSLFVLRFIVGLAEAPSFPANGRIVAAWFPTKERGTASAIFNSAQYFAAVLFTPLMAWIVHSFSWHHVFTVMGMFGIVLAIIWGKIIYSPKDHPMINKAELTHIEEGGGLVDMDNRKAPAANTSTKGRGYIKQLLSNRMLLGVYIGQYCINVITYFFLTWFPVYLVQERGMSILKAGFVASIPAVCGFIGGVVGGIISDRLIKRGLSVTWARKIPIVGGMLLSMTMILCNYVEAQWMVVAIMALAFFGKGVGALGWAVVADTAPKQIVGLSGGLFNMFGNVAGITTPIVIGYIVKETGSFAGALVFVGINALVTVISYLVIVKEIKRVELKDA, encoded by the coding sequence TTGGCAAATAGCAATCTCACGGCGACAGCCGCAGGCGCAGTCAAGGCCAGCCACGTCCGCTACCTGATCCTGTTCATGCTGTTCATCGTGACCACGGTGAACTACGCCGACCGCGCCACGCTGTCCATCGCCGGCTCGGCGATGAAGACCGAACTGAGCCTGGATCCGGTCACCATGGGCTACATCTTCTCGGCCTTCAGCTGGGCCTACGTGCTGGCGCAATTGCCGGGCGGCTGGCTGCTCGACCGCTTCGGCTCCAAGAAGATCTACATGTGGAGCATCGGCCTCTGGTCCTTCTTCACCATCCTGCAGGCCGGCGTGACCTGGATGAGCACCGCCGCCGCGGTGGTCTCGCTGTTCGTGCTGCGCTTCATCGTGGGCCTGGCCGAGGCGCCGTCCTTCCCGGCCAACGGCCGCATCGTCGCGGCCTGGTTCCCGACCAAGGAACGCGGCACCGCCTCGGCCATCTTCAACTCGGCGCAGTATTTCGCCGCCGTGCTGTTCACCCCGCTGATGGCGTGGATCGTGCATTCCTTCAGCTGGCATCACGTGTTCACCGTGATGGGCATGTTCGGCATCGTGCTGGCCATCATCTGGGGCAAGATCATCTACAGTCCCAAGGATCACCCGATGATCAACAAGGCCGAGCTGACCCACATCGAAGAGGGCGGCGGCCTGGTCGACATGGACAACCGCAAGGCGCCTGCCGCCAACACGTCGACCAAGGGCCGGGGCTACATCAAGCAGCTGCTCTCCAACCGCATGCTGCTGGGCGTGTACATCGGCCAGTACTGCATCAACGTGATCACCTATTTCTTCCTGACCTGGTTCCCGGTGTACCTGGTGCAGGAGCGCGGCATGTCGATCCTCAAGGCCGGCTTCGTGGCCTCGATCCCGGCGGTGTGCGGCTTCATCGGCGGCGTGGTCGGCGGCATCATCTCGGACCGCCTGATCAAGCGCGGCCTGTCGGTCACCTGGGCGCGCAAGATCCCCATCGTCGGCGGCATGCTGCTGTCGATGACCATGATCCTGTGCAACTACGTCGAAGCGCAGTGGATGGTGGTGGCGATCATGGCGCTGGCCTTCTTCGGCAAGGGCGTGGGCGCGCTGGGCTGGGCCGTGGTGGCCGACACCGCGCCCAAGCAGATCGTCGGCCTCTCGGGCGGGCTGTTCAACATGTTCGGCAACGTGGCCGGCATCACCACCCCGATCGTGATCGGCTACATCGTCAAGGAAACCGGTTCCTTCGCCGGCGCCCTGGTGTTCGTCGGCATCAATGCGCTGGTCACCGTCATCAGCTATCTTGTGATCGTCAAGGAAATCAAGCGCGTCGAACTGAAGGACGCCTGA